The sequence TGGCGGTCTAAGCACGAACAACTCTCCTCTTTGGCGGAATTTGAAAGGAAAAGGAGAAAGATTAACTTCTGCTGAAACTGAATACAAATATTGTaagaaattttactaaataaatgtcgaataaaataataaattataatcaTGATATCTCCATTTACTAATCTTCATCAATCATCTTCAAACACCATAACTTCAAATCTATATAATTTAATCCGAATAAATGTCAATAAAACCAAACCGGaagtctaaaaaaaaaaaaaaggaaaaccgCCTAAAATCACTGATCCAATAACAATCACTGCTCGTAAATCTAACCTTAGCCACTGGCTGGAATGATCAACAGAAGATGGTCAACTGAGGTAAATAGAAAACTTAACAGAAAATCGCCAGAAAATCTCAACGAAATATTCACTTGGTGACCGATCGTCGGATAATTTAACATCAACTCGTCACGTGCAAAGAAATAATCTGACTTGATGAGAATAAAGAGAAGGGGTTGAGTTTCTTATATAGGGGAAGGAGAGGGAGGTTGATTTTCTAAACTTCCAAAGTGGGACAAAGTAAAAGAGTTatgagttttaatttttaaaacaaataggCCATCCCTTTTGGGTCACGGTTGTTAAAGGGTGAAGTTTTGGGTTCGAGGAACGTCATGCGCACTAATAACATTCCTGGGAGCTCACATGTGAAGGGTTAGGATCCGTGCTCTGCAGGGTCAACCTAGGTCCACGGGACGGGTTGTTACATATACTTGGGATATTATTGGTACTTAGTTCACAGTAGCAGTCGAGAATTTCTTCATCAAAGGGTTTtctctcaagaagaatcaactCTACAATCTTGgcattgattaaaaaaaaattgtgctgCGATATGTGATATCTTTTGCAGTGTTGTTCATAAGCTGATCTCAAATCTCATCGCCAATAGGCTAAAACTTATTATTCCCTAGTTTATTGCAGCGAATCAGTAATCTTTTGCCAGTAAGAGGCTCTTGATTGAAAAACTTCTACTGGCTACTGCAGCTGTGCAAGATTAGCACAAAGAGAATATATCATATTGGTGTGTCATTAAGGTCGATATCTTAAAGGCGTTTGACCATGTTCAATGGAATTTTCTCATCAATATTCTTACATCAATGATCTTTTCCCAACCTTTTATTCATTGGATCTCCTTGTGCATATCTACGACATCATTAACTGTTCAAATCAATGGTGAGCTATCAGGTTATTGTCAAAGTAAGAGAGGACTACAACATGGATATTCGCTTTTACCTTACCTATTTTTTCATTGTGATGGATGTCCTCTCTAGACTATTGGATAAGGCAGAGAGTGTTCAAGGATTTGGTTATCATCCTCGCTCTGAGAATCTGAGTCTAACACCTTAAATTTCACAGATTATTTGATGGTCTTAACTGATGGGAAAGTAATCAGTTATCTAAGGCCTCAGGACTTCAAATAAGCATGGAAAAGTTGACCAATTATCTTGTAGGAACCACAGAGGGGTTCGTCCTGAAAGCGAAAATAGGTTTCTATTTCATGCTGGCCAGCTTCGAGTGTGCTAAATGAAACAATCATGAAAGGCATAGAATCATAGAAAATTGATTGTTATCATATGCATGCAGACTTGAACTCATTGGCTCAGTCCTTTGGAATATCTAGATAttgattttcttgtttttttgtcACCGTAATGCTTTCATTAGTGAAATCAACAAGCTCTGCTCTGCATTTTTATGGTATTTTAGCGAATTGAATCCTAGGAAATCTAAATGGATTCAGAAGAAGTTTGTGGTCCAAAAGAAGAAGGAGGTCTTGGCGTTCCCTCGCTCAATGAAATGAAGAATGTTTCTCTTCTCAAGCTCTTTAGGCAAGTGGTATCACCATCGAACAACAGCTCTGGTTACTACAGCACACATATGGAGAGAATGTGGTTTTGTGGAGAAGAGGTATGTAAGGCACGGTTCGTCACCTGAAATTGGAATCATATAAAGGTTACTTGGCATACAAGTCTCAGGTTCAATCACGTGACACCAAAATTCCGATTCTGCACTTGGCCAGCATGCTCTTAATCATATAAATACGGGAGATCGGATGACTGCTGGACCGTGGGAATTGATGGGAGATTTGTACTCTGTCACCAGCATTTGGATACATCGTATTACTCAAACATCTCAAGCGGTGGATGAGAATTGTATAGGAaaactttttatatatgttatgatTCTTTGATACCGGATTGTTTCTCTCACATGCCTATGCTAGCCTCGACATTAGAACAAACTACAGACAATAGACTGAAACAAAACCAAGTGCTTcttcaaaaggaaaaaaaaaactgctcAAGAGAATGGATAAGACCATAACATATTGTACAATCTGAGTTATGGAGTGTTGTTTTGTAATCGAATATTTACTTTAAGCTGGTTTTGTGATGGACACACGGGAAAGACAAGGTCGCCAAATCCTAGGTTTGGGTAAGTATCTTGTAGGTCCGAAATGACTATCGATTCTAGACAACCTCTTCAAAACATGTGTGTCTTCTGCCAAGCTCGGCTAGTCAAAGTTATAATGCCTCATACTACAGTATAAactctttaaattaattttatataaattaatatacactaaaaatctttataaaataatataattttataattccaAATTGAGtatttggttcaattagtatatcgataaattaatatctctgtaaattaataaaaaaattatagttttggcgtagtcccaacattattaatttatagaggtttcactgtaGTTGGAAACGAGCTTGAGCTTGACTATATATTAGACgtgtttttaaaacaatataatagATGTGCTACTTGATTGATATCAACACACTGACAAACAAGATCAAGAAAAGGATGTCAAAACACATTACAAGTCTATTGCTTGGCTGtcctatttttataattctccCCATCATGATCAAGTTTCAAGTGTGTCCAGAAATAGAAAAATGTCCAAACCTTCTAAAGAAAATATAgcaaattactaaaaataaacatttaaacaaaacaaaagatatcATAAACACTGTTTTGGGAGCACAACGGATTTTTGATGTGTTGTCATTTTTCTTCTCATCTCCGAGAAGGAATGTCCGGAGATGGGAAGAAACACATGGTGTTGGTTTATGAACAACAATATAAGACACATCAAAACTTTGACAAGGTATGaagttaaagaagaagaagctgcatTGATCTTCCCAAAAGATCCTCCATGGTTCAAGGCATGGATGGTTCCAGTGATaatggtttttgttttctttatcgtCGCTATTGTAGGAATTTGTCGACGTTGTCGAAATTGTCGCCGTGGTGAAAATTCTCCCAGCATCCATCCTATCTCGCAGACCACATAATTTGTTTAGATTTCTTTTCTTATCAAATGTAAATTCTTTTCTGGTGCAATGTGAATTCTACAGTTTCACTATATATTTTCTGATAACTTTGGTCTAATGAAAGATAAAACGGAGATTTAacaaaatagaatgaaaaaacACATTATTTGTCTTCATGATAGAAAACTAACCTTAGTTTGTCCGTAAGTACAAATTTTCTCATAATTCCAAAATTAACCTttgattaatcaaataaaatataatttaaagtaGTTTCAATATTAGAAACATATTaggaataaaaagaaataaaaatttaaaataagttttggtagaaatttaaaataaaaaagaaaagcaagAAAATCCTCAAAATTAACCCTTGATAATATATTATTCATCATAGAAGAAGAGTTAATGAAAATCAAACACGATGGAGTAATCATGTTTTGATGAAGAACAAGTGCTTAattgtgatttttattttttgaaaagaaaatcgCAGGTACACGTTttagaaaagtaaaaaatatttccaaattttttagaatattttgtaATTGAATTTTCGGAAATATGGTTACTTTTATCTGTAGAATGCAGCTTTTAGATTGTGTAGAGAACAAATAACTTATCTGTAAGGAGATGATACCATATGTAGACTTTTGACTTGTGTCTAGATTTCGTATTCGTcaaaatttagaatttatcaTAAAAGTAGAAGCTGAATTCTGAATAAATGTAGCTACCTTTCGAATACATAGACTTCACATTCTTCGTATTTAGAATTCAATTTAAAAATGGATTATTGATTCTAGCCAAAGTATAATAACTTGTTTAGTCTAGAATTCAACTTTCACCATGTCATTTTTCGTAGAAGATGACATCGTCTTtctgtaaaatataattaaagttttagaacaaaaaaatactggggttttttcaaatatgacttaaaacaaaaagttaaacacaaaactaacccatgatttttttgaaactttcatTTGCCCTATTCACAAAAAAcccttcttttttctttttttttttcaaaaatgaattttttactctatcatcctcatcttcatcaagtatttacaatattgtcattgtcatcaatacaccaacccaccatgaacaaccaatttgaagcgcTTAATTCACCAACGTTTCAATTTTTACTCTTCTTATCTCATTACTTATGCACACAAACTACATCACTTTCACTTTTTCTCTATATTCATGAATacaaacccaagattttgattctaaacttTGTAAGGTTCAAACTCATGATTTTGATCATTAAGAAGTGGGTCTGTTTCGTGGTGATGTTCTATGTGATAGGAGAATCTAATCAAGATATCTCACTAGTTGAAGGTatgaaattgatttttttccatatatgTTTGTCACAAGACTTCCTTGTAAGTCTTCAGGTCGTAGAAGACTTATACAAAAGTCTTCTGATCAATACATAGCTTAGTTTCGCAATTgattttatgtgtgtttttagAGACGTCTTCTCTGAAAGTTTTCCAACTTTTCTTTGTTGAAAAAAAGGtcaaaatacaaaagaaaacttcctggtaagtcgtctaggaaacacaagttagttttgcaattgaccggATTGTGTTTGAAGTTAGACTTTCTCTAAATGATTTACACGGAAGTCTTCCGTCGGAAGACTTCCCTGTAAATCTTCCGAACGTTTAGTGGAAGTTTTCTCACTATCGGTGAAAGTCATCTCGGGTTACTTTGcagttgaaaaataaaaattaaatatttaattttaattagatgACTTCGGTGTAAGTCTTCCGGAAGATGACTTACACGAAAGTCTTCCAGAATTTTATtctgagattctggtcaaaccttaGGTATCACAGAAGACTTCCGTGTAAGTCTTTTGCCagaagacttacatggaagtcacctaattcaaattaaatttttaaattttttatattttaattgcaaaactaacctgggACAACTTACATGAAACTCGTCTAGttaaatgtaatatttaagttttgttttttgttgaAGACTTCCATTTAAGTCTTCTagaaaaagtcaaatttctgacgCATTGTAAAGCTAACCTGTTTATCGTAGAAAACTTACCGGCAAGCAAATCTTCTTTGGTATTTTCGAGattatttcaaaaacaaaagtaagCCTATATTTACAAAGGAGACTTCCAAAGAAGTCTGATGTAGACTAGATTTCTATGGAAGAtttcttttgtaaattttcaattgcaaaaatgaTCTACTTCGTGGAAATCTTCTAGCAAACGATTTATGTGGAAGTCTTCTatgtcaatgtttaataaacttttattttctctaaaaaaaggctttttgaaattttcttgttaattcatgtatattaattGATATTGGGGCTCCTGAATGTTTCTAGACTTCCACGGAAGTCTTCTACATCAGTTTTCTGTAAACTTGTTACGTaactttaagatattttttaactttcagAAGTGTCAAGTAACTTTAAGATTATGAAATTATATGGTTTAATATATCTTCTTTGATCATaatatactttttaattttcatgagagttaaattttcaattttcacttAAAATCTTAGTTTCCGGCCTAATTTTCATTTCCCGCTTAAAATTCAcacttatattttattttcctgcTTAAAACTTAAGTCTTCTGTGAAGACTTCCTTAAAAAACTCCCCAAAGACTTCCGTAGACTTCTCAGAAGATTTCTGAAGACTTTACGGAAGACTCCCTAAAAGACTTCTAGTAAAGGtgttatatttttgaacttATGCAATGGttgatattttgtaaattttgactaagttttcttaGAAGtcttctcccttagttttagtaaatttgttAGTTTTTGTGTTATTTTGCTTTGCTATTGAAgttgtatcaataacttcaataaATTCAAGTATTTTCGGCAGAATAATATTGTAAGCATGAACGTATTTACTAAAACTTTCAttactgttggggtcaaaatcggtcacgacgaaatcaatgtctgaaaatccgtaaaaatcagcatgaacatttttacgaaaagtaatcctcgtaaagatatctttacgaagagccttgcggtaaaatcttgttcaaatctcaatcgaaccactaaatacgattgtccgaaggcaacagacatgtatccaaatcggccgcggacaagctcgagtatgacAATCGGACCGCACataagccaagctcgatcgatacgcggcgaccaagcatgcacacagctcggacgctacgtagcgaccgagctcggccaagcttggtcgctacgtagcgaccgagcgaccgagcgggagctcgagccaaagctctgTCGCtaccgtcccgctcggtcgctacgtagcgaccgagcatccgtcccgctcggtcgctatgtagcgaccgagctcttccgaaacttcgatacgacaccagtgcatgcattctcgtctatccttcgatgctatctcccgaagaccgtagcgaactcagttcatgttttccgccattctaaatcattgatcaaactttgcggtaaaaactgtggaaagttcgttctttatcgaaagaagtcgcaataAACGTTTGTGTCGgaatacggcccaaagggacctaagacacgactcgaggcccatcttacgatttcttaaccaaaagcccgtaaaccgtaggacggtttatgcttggttcgcaagggaagataaatgtcaagtttccgcggataaatacagaattttgaagataattacaaagatcggaaaaaatggaatatctccattttatgctatgacggcttaagggcagaagagtaaaagcgtaaaccgaccttggagcgagtatacaAGGAGTCCTATGCGAGAGGCATGGAGGGacaactttttagactcggaattctctgcacttagaaactttaggctttattctcgaaaagttcggtttctatgactggcactcaattactagacgaactcgcccaggcagtttgATCTCTTGTCCatctctatcaattgaactacgttcggcttgatcctcgaaaggggtacgtaggcagcctttaacaaggttcagtccgaaatcaatcaaaaaccttttctgtatctatttcgtcttttgttatcgagctgcgactcaactaggtttgagctattaggccgctagaactaagtaactcgctgacagcctttgcggccaaagccttaacgatctcttgtaatgatcgcaacgctcttacgcggactcgaaataagatctactgttttctctaaactcgtttgttatcttttcatgatttccgcataaatttggtcacttgtcgctGGATCTCGCAGAGATCcaggacctctgggaaattagggttttcctagtttcccaatttaaacggaaatcgacagtgcgaatttcggttcccacagtttggcgctagaaggagaggggggagggggggttacggattactcttactcatggccacaaaacgcttgattgaaacgatgtctggatatatgaaagacaaactcgcatctgactgctcctatggttaACGACTCCGCAAACGCCACAGTTCTTGAGaaaatcgaaaaccttgctgcgACTTTTCGCCGCAGGAAGTGCAATGAAacgagctcgcgatttctctttctaaacataGAGGGAGACGATAAATTTTATCAAACCCtgtaagtttggctcattaccgaacaaaagaaatctcactgcgtaagggttttaccagaacatgttttccgaaaacattccGGAAGGGTAAAACTTGTCTCCCAAAAACTGCTGAAAACCCCCTAGGTTAAttgcggaaaaaggaaacacaacaaaacgattgcacagctcggtcggtacgtagcgaccgaccacgcacactgctcggtcgctacgtagcgaccgagcacgcacacactgctcggtcgctacacgCACacattgctcggtcgctatgtttcgaccgagcacgcacacggctctccactcgctacgaagtgacctgtaagtcctcaaaaaggacctcctttgggttctcttttgaatcctcatcgaaacgcttttcgtttcgtctcaatcggagtttccgttgagattttacgacgaaaacaagtaggactcttcttaaCTTGCTTCCccttgctacgtagcgacctgtcagaccttcactcgctacgtagcgaccggtaaggcctcagaaagatcctcctttggtttctcttttgaatcctcattgccacgtttttcgtttcgtctcaatcggagtttccgttgagattttacgacgaaaacaagtaggactcttcttggcttgcttccactcgctacgtagcgacctgtcagaccttccctcgctatagcgacctgtcaggcctcaacgGGGTCCTcgtttgcgttctcctttgaatcctcatcgtaacgcttttcgtttcgtctcaatcggagtttccgttgagattttacgacgaaaacaagtaaaactcatcttaaactccttggcttgttcctgctcgccctacctccatctttgcattcactttcgaatctcgatcgaaacgtctcttgtttctccTCGAGTGAAGTTACCATTAAGACTTTATGATATagaaaaaaaccgcaaagattTTTTTCCTCGCATGAATTCAAACTGATCGTATAAAACAGCAATAGTTAACTTAACACTTTAGCGGCCTCAACTATACGATTACATtgaacatttttataaaaattgacgTTGTATtgaaggagaagataacagtcaagttcggaagataaatgtcaagtttcaaaggataaacaccaatatcttAAATGgggaacatacacgagaagaggaaagggaaatgagcaagcaaaactgagaagagacaaaactgcaccgtcgagagaactaaggtatttccgaattgaaatttttgaaatcagacttggtaTTTTcataggaaattactttgaggcttccatagaactttagggaacgtaaaacctagactgatagtctagcgaactaagtcttaagcgatttttcctgtctcgatatattgttccataattgttcatccagatcttgcaaaccgatctaaattCTCCGAAAATCAAGAA comes from Brassica rapa cultivar Chiifu-401-42 chromosome A02, CAAS_Brap_v3.01, whole genome shotgun sequence and encodes:
- the LOC103848578 gene encoding uncharacterized protein LOC103848578 is translated as MGRNTWCWFMNNNIRHIKTLTRYEVKEEEAALIFPKDPPWFKAWMVPVIMVFVFFIVAIVGICRRCRNCRRGENSPSIHPISQTT